In Macrobrachium nipponense isolate FS-2020 chromosome 36, ASM1510439v2, whole genome shotgun sequence, a genomic segment contains:
- the LOC135203242 gene encoding insulin-like growth factor-binding protein complex acid labile subunit, translating into MPRSDSTPWKEMFFLFVTGLLYLTGGASAQENLKFKCPENAKFFYPCSCESGGDKGIFLKCENTNLASIAIGLSNVRLPIEELRLYRCNIKKLRGDLFGGLLLQKLVIEETPISEFDENVLAPLANSLLGIHLFHLDLRELPTKALQPLSSLEVLEVNGANITQLTEAMVPNLQDLKELRLNYCGIKGMQKNALQGLKNLNRIDLHHNELTNIPNGAFRNKRNVKLLDLSHNNFNKLEPGYFQDLNQLTWCNMSHNAIKDFGRNPFARNTVMGWLSLAHNQFTEIDARALRSMRFLRRLYLNDNQISKIGRSAFSSMRRIGTIDLARNKMTQIDAKLFEEFEHCEIIDVAENQITTIQKGAFKDLFLVSINISHNQIKTIEESSFINTLNITVLDLSYNNISYLPEEAFPGKLSYMTELRLQYNNITNLGNISFNFPGIKILNASYNRIVEIPKKTFPKLYELHTIDVSHNQIKEIGRGVFSNLFSLRHINLSHNNLEVLFGSIFGTIPTLLDLDVSYNRLNKVARAMFSNLFSLRELYVNNNQLTEIFLIPQSLNYLYLQHNNISYIRPGLVWPQMNALLYLNLDHNNLGDSIEAGTFRHLNSLSTLSLNNNSITVPSWQAFSELQTLQYLNLDHNKIKNITRGAFGRLPVVFRLNLAYNGVSNISKQAFEGLLQLLTLNLSHNALDHIPNEAFRGCVSMQTIDLSHNFLKKVDNETNGLFDDLLSIRHINVSHNLFGTVSKKMFPYHKWIPYNLQTVDLSYNIMPVLHKNLIIGMQKVRFLNVSHNLINEVRPGVLGNLTKLEILDLSSNDLEALGNGVFGKEGALREVYLQNNTLISVPAQVLMTHKNLTYLDLSNNNLHNYYEEFVPRAINGTTVRYQNNPVECDCTLRKIRAWLDTWLDSQSWNDVICARPAHLTNRSLNNVLEGELRCSDERRAYDEYQVNPDVRFRLHGDNPDVMEKLDISWYVTTRKDVGGFILSVHNTTSGKEVARNPVGYTTREHKFPEVPGGRYRVCVGALDSAENVRPIQPSQCHSFTVSQSSILVSSTVLLVLAVCLSICGHCLY; encoded by the exons ATGCCAAGGTCAGACTCGACCCCGTGGAAGGAAATGTTTTTCCTCTTTGTGACAGGACTCTTGTACCTGACGGGGGGAGCGTCCGCGCAGGAGAACCTGAAGTTCAAATGCCCAGAGAACGCCAAGTTCTTCTACCCGTGCAGCTGCGAGAGCGGAGGCGACAAGGGAATCTTCCTGAAATGCGAGAACACCAACCTGGCTTCCATCGCTATCGGTTTGAGCAACGTTCGCTTGCCGATCGAGGAGCTCCGGCTGTACCGTTGCAACATCAAGAAGCTCCGGGGAGACCTCTTTGGCGGCCTCCTCCTGCAGAAACTCGTCATCGAAGAGACCCCGATTTCGGAGTTCGACGAGAATGTGCTCGCGCCCTTGGCCAACAGCTTGCTGGGGATACACTTGTTTCATCTCGACCTCCGAGAGCTGCCGACGAAGGCTCTGCAACCCTTGAGCAGTTTGGAG GTGCTGGAAGTTAATGGAGCTAATATCACACAGCTGACAGAAGCAATGGTTCCAAACTTACAGGATCTGAAGGAGCTTCGTCTAAATTACTGTGGAATCAAAGGCATGCAGAAAAATGCCCTTCAG GGGCTCAAGAACCTCAACAGAATAGACTTACATCACAATGAACTCACCAACATTCCTAACGGAGCGTTCCGAAACAAGAGAAATGTCAAACTTCTTGATCTCTCCCACAACAATTTCAACAAACTCGAACCAGGATATTTTCAA GATCTGAACCAGCTGACATGGTGTAATATGTCACACAACGCGATCAAGGACTTTGGACGGAATCCTTTTGCTCGTAACACTGTTATGGGTTGGCTCAGTTTAGCCCATAACCAGTTTACTGAGATTGATGCAAGAGCCCTAAGGTCTATGAGATTCTTACGAAGGCTATACCTCAACGATAACCAGATTTCTAAG ATTGGGCGAAGTGCTTTCTCCAGCATGAGGCGTATAGGAACAATTGATCTTGCAAGAAACAAGATGACTCAGATTGATGCCAAACTCTTTGAAGAATTTGAGCACTGTGAAATTATCGATGTAGCTGAAAATCAGATAACTACCATCCAGAAAGGAGCATTCAAAGACCTCTTTTTGGTTTCTATAAACATCAGTCATAATCAGATAAAAACAATTGAGGAGTCATCATTTATAAATACCCTGAATATCACTGTGCTTGATTTATCTTACAACAACATTTCATATCTTCCTGAAGAAGCCTTCCCAGGGAAACTAAGTTACATGACAGAATTACGTTTACAGTACAATAACATTACAAACCTTGGTAATATCTCTTTCAACTTTCCTGGAATCAAGATTTTAAATGCATCCTATAACCGTATTGTAGAAATCCCAAAGAAAACATTCCCTAAACTATACGAACTACACACAATTGATGTGAGTCACAATCAGATTAAAGAGATAGGACGGGGTGTATTCTCCAATCTTTTCTCCCTGAGACACATCAATCTGAGTCACAATAACCTTGAAGTCCTCTTTGGTAGTATTTTCGGGACAATTCCAACACTACTTGATCTTGATGTCTCGTACAATCGTCTCAACAAAGTTGCTCGTGCAATGTTTTCTAATCTATTTTCCCTGCGGGAGTTGTATGTTAACAATAACCAACTAACAGAAATATTCCTCATTCCACAGTCACTAAATTATCTCTACCTCCAACACAATAATATTTCATACATTCGTCCAGGTCTTGTTTGGCCACAAATGAATGCACTTCTGTACCTGAACCTAGACCACAACAATCTTGGAGACTCAATAGAGGCAGGTACTTTCCGCCACTTGAACTCACTCAGCACTCTCAGCCTCAATAACAATTCTATAACTGTGCCTTCTTGGCAAGCCTTCAGTGAGTTGCAGACTCTCCAATATCTCAACTTAGaccacaacaaaataaaaaacataacaaGAGGCGCATTTGGTCGTCTTCCAGTAGTATTCAGACTTAACCTTGCTTACAATGGGGTCTCCAACATTAGCAAACAAGCCTTTGAGGGCCTATTACAGTTACTGACTCTGAATTTATCACATAATGCACTAGACCATATTCCTAATGAAGCCTTTAGGGGTTGCGTATCCATGCAAACAATTGACCTTTCTCACAACTTCCTCAAAAAAGTTGATAACGAAACAAACGGCCTCTTTGATGATCTCCTGTCTATCCGTCACATCAATGTATCCCACAACCTCTTCGGTACGGTATCTAAAAAGATGTTCCCTTACCATAAGTGGATACCATATAATTTACAAACTGTGGATCTAAGTTATAACATAATGCCTGTTTTACATAAAAATCTCATTATAGGCATGCAAAAGGTTAGATTTCTAAATGTATCCCATAACCTGATCAATGAAGTGCGACCAGGAGTTCTTGGAAATCTGACTAAACTGGAAATCTTAGATCTGTCATCAAATGACCTAGAAGCCCTTGGTAATGGAGTCTTCGGGAAAGAAGGGGCTTTACGTGAAGTGTACCTGCAAAACAACACTTTGATATCTGTTCCTGCTCAGGTTCTTATGACCCACAAGAATCTCACATATTTGGATCTGAGTAACAATAACCTACACAACTATTATGAGGAGTTTGTTCCGCGAGCAATCAATGGAACCACTGTCAG ATATCAGAACAATCCTGTGGAATGTGACTGCACTTTACGAAAAATCAGAGCATGGTTAGATACCTGGCTGGATTCGCAGTCTTGGAACGATGTAATTTGTGCAAGACCTGCTCACTTAACCAACAGATCACTGAACAATGTCTTAGAGGGTGAACTTCGCTGCAGCGATGAAAGGCGTGCATATGATGAATACCAA GTTAACCCTGATGTACGATTCCGACTGCATGGGGACAATCCAGATGTCATGGAAAAACTCGATATATCCTGGTATGTGACGACAAGAAAAGATGTGGGAGGATTTATCCTATCTGTACATAACACAACATCTGGTAAAGAAGTTGCCAGAAATCCTGTCGGATACACAACAAGAGAACATAAATTCCCAGAGGTACCAGGAGGGAG GTACAGGGTGTGCGTCGGTGCCCTTGACTCTGCTGAAAATGTTCGTCCAATTCAGCCTTCACAATGCCACAGTTTCACAGTGAGCCAGTCAAGCATTCTAGTTTCGTCAACCGTGCTCCTTGTCCTTGCAGTGTGTCTATCCATTTGTGGACATTGTCTCTAT